In bacterium 336/3, the following proteins share a genomic window:
- a CDS encoding S-adenosylmethionine tRNA ribosyltransferase, which yields MESFNLQDYIYDLPTHKIAQQPLAKRDDAKLLVYQHETIKDYTFHQIPDLLPADSFLFFNNTKVIPARLFFTKPTGATIEIFLLEAKEPSNIVAITMEAKKRCVWNCMIGNRKRFKEALHQELTIENQTLHLQVNLLEENEVEFVWDNDAISFAEILHYLGKLPLPPYIKREAQKSDEERYQTVFAEKEGAVAAPTASLHFTEEVLEKLQQKGILYDFLTLHVGAGTFQPVKETDDFRNHTMHAEQIVVSKKNIENILQNLDKTIVAVGTTGMRTLESIYWFGAKIIDQNITDTTIWVEKLLPYSIQSPASPKEALEAILDLMQKNNLEELRGQTEIFIFPSYRFKICKGLITNFHMPETTLILLVASFMGQNWRKVYEHALNNEYRFLSYGDSSLLLI from the coding sequence TTGGAATCCTTCAATCTACAAGATTATATTTACGATTTACCTACACACAAAATAGCCCAACAACCACTTGCCAAACGAGATGATGCTAAATTGTTGGTTTATCAACATGAAACTATCAAAGACTATACTTTTCATCAAATCCCTGATTTGTTGCCTGCTGATAGTTTTTTATTTTTCAATAATACTAAAGTAATTCCAGCTCGTTTGTTTTTTACAAAACCTACAGGAGCAACGATTGAAATATTTTTATTAGAGGCAAAAGAGCCCTCTAATATTGTAGCTATTACAATGGAGGCTAAAAAAAGGTGTGTGTGGAATTGTATGATAGGCAATCGAAAACGTTTCAAGGAAGCTCTACACCAAGAATTAACCATAGAAAACCAAACTTTGCATCTGCAAGTCAATTTGCTGGAGGAAAATGAAGTGGAATTTGTTTGGGATAATGATGCTATTTCTTTTGCTGAAATTTTGCATTATTTGGGAAAATTGCCTCTACCACCTTACATCAAACGAGAAGCTCAAAAATCTGATGAAGAACGTTATCAAACTGTTTTTGCAGAAAAGGAGGGAGCTGTGGCTGCTCCAACAGCCAGTTTGCATTTTACAGAAGAAGTGCTTGAAAAACTGCAACAAAAAGGGATTCTTTATGATTTCCTGACGCTTCATGTGGGGGCTGGTACATTTCAGCCTGTCAAAGAAACAGACGATTTCAGAAACCATACCATGCATGCAGAACAAATAGTGGTTTCCAAGAAAAATATTGAAAATATTCTCCAAAATCTTGATAAAACCATTGTGGCAGTAGGTACAACAGGCATGCGTACCCTTGAGAGTATTTATTGGTTTGGAGCAAAAATTATTGACCAAAATATCACAGATACAACTATTTGGGTTGAAAAACTACTGCCTTACAGCATTCAATCACCTGCTTCACCCAAAGAGGCATTGGAAGCCATTTTGGATTTGATGCAAAAAAATAATTTGGAAGAGCTTAGAGGACAAACAGAAATCTTTATTTTTCCAAGTTATAGGTTTAAAATATGTAAAGGACTCATTACAAATTTTCACATGCCCGAAACTACACTTATTTTGCTTGTAGCTTCTTTTATGGGTCAAAATTGGCGAAAAGTTTATGAACATGCTTTAAATAATGAATACCGTTTTTTAAGCTATGGAGATTCCTCTTTACTCTTAATCTAA
- a CDS encoding chromosomal replication initiation protein: MIKDHRVVWENCLRVIQQYLPEHTFKTWFGPVVPVSLHNNILTIQVPSPFYYEWIEENYVDILRKAIDQELGAEGKLEYSLVVDKGNAESLPKTMTVPNNKIELDIKSKEEKPNHDLQKRKQQIMKEHDAFFRDIQFNENYTFDNFVEGDCNRLARSAGFAVAKKPGVTAFNPLMLYGGVGLGKTHLVQAIANHVRFNSPEKIVVYISSEKFVNQFIEELKSNNLQKLTNFYLKIDVLIIDDVQFLSGKERTQEMFFHIFNHLHQHGKQIIMTSDRPPKELQGLEDRLLSRFKWGLTADVQQPDFETRVAIIHRKLQNEGISISYDVIDYLAHSIDSNIRELEGVIVSLMARSNLDRREIDVQLAKETVRHIVKKVDDRRPDDVEVGIDSIQRTVCQYFGVTEEELKGKARTKALALARQMAMYLCKEYTEFSLKAIGFHFGGRDHSTVIHAIQTISDLREVDSSVRNDVAALMKILNKR; this comes from the coding sequence ATGATAAAAGACCATAGAGTAGTATGGGAAAATTGCCTACGTGTAATTCAGCAGTATCTGCCTGAGCATACCTTCAAGACTTGGTTTGGTCCTGTGGTACCTGTCAGTCTTCATAATAATATCTTAACAATACAAGTACCCAGCCCATTCTATTATGAATGGATAGAAGAAAACTATGTAGATATTTTACGTAAAGCTATAGACCAAGAATTGGGTGCAGAAGGAAAACTTGAATATTCGCTTGTTGTGGATAAAGGAAATGCTGAAAGCCTTCCCAAAACCATGACCGTTCCTAATAATAAAATTGAATTGGACATCAAAAGTAAAGAAGAAAAGCCCAATCACGATTTGCAGAAACGTAAACAGCAAATCATGAAAGAGCATGATGCTTTTTTTAGAGATATTCAATTCAATGAAAATTATACATTCGATAATTTTGTAGAAGGAGACTGTAATAGATTGGCTCGTTCAGCAGGTTTTGCTGTAGCTAAAAAACCTGGGGTAACAGCATTCAACCCTTTGATGTTGTATGGAGGTGTAGGACTTGGTAAAACGCATTTGGTACAAGCTATTGCCAATCATGTTCGATTCAATTCTCCTGAAAAAATAGTAGTTTATATTTCTTCCGAAAAGTTTGTTAATCAGTTTATTGAAGAGCTTAAAAGCAATAATCTTCAAAAACTTACAAATTTTTATCTTAAAATAGATGTATTGATCATTGATGACGTTCAGTTTCTTTCAGGAAAAGAACGTACACAGGAAATGTTTTTCCATATCTTCAATCATTTACATCAACATGGCAAGCAAATCATCATGACAAGTGACCGTCCTCCAAAGGAACTTCAAGGCTTGGAAGATAGATTGCTTTCTCGTTTCAAGTGGGGACTTACAGCGGATGTACAACAACCCGATTTTGAAACAAGAGTTGCTATTATTCATAGAAAACTTCAAAATGAAGGCATTAGCATCAGTTATGATGTAATTGATTATCTTGCTCATAGCATTGATAGTAATATTAGAGAGTTGGAAGGAGTAATTGTTTCATTAATGGCAAGGTCAAACCTTGATAGAAGAGAAATAGATGTACAACTTGCTAAAGAAACTGTAAGACATATTGTTAAGAAAGTAGATGATCGCCGTCCTGATGATGTAGAAGTAGGTATAGATTCTATTCAAAGAACTGTTTGTCAATATTTTGGTGTAACAGAAGAAGAACTAAAAGGAAAAGCAAGAACCAAAGCTTTGGCACTTGCTCGTCAAATGGCTATGTATTTGTGTAAAGAATATACAGAGTTTTCTTTGAAAGCGATTGGGTTTCATTTTGGGGGTAGAGATCATAGTACAGTGATTCATGCGATACAAACCATCAGTGATTTGAGAGAAGTAGATAGCAGTGTTCGTAATGATGTAGCAGCACTCATGAAGATTTTAAATAAAAGATAA
- a CDS encoding phosphosulfolactate synthase, with the protein MNYNLQHVPERSGKPRQSGLTMVMDKGLSVREIEDMLEVAGDHIDVVKLGWATSYVSANLQRKLDAYKAANIPTYFGGTLFEAFIVRKQFDDYKRLIDRYQMPYVEVSDGSIELPHEEKCNYISELAKQVTVLSEVGSKDAEKILAPYQWIELMQAELQAGAWKVIGEARESGTVGLFRDSGEVRQGLVKEIIHTIPAEKIIWEAPQKSQQVWFVKLLGANVNLGNIAPNEVISVETIRLGLRGDTFSHFLPKELL; encoded by the coding sequence ATGAATTATAACCTTCAGCATGTGCCTGAACGTTCAGGCAAACCTCGTCAATCAGGTCTTACGATGGTAATGGATAAAGGATTGAGTGTAAGAGAAATCGAAGATATGTTAGAAGTAGCAGGCGATCATATAGATGTTGTGAAACTAGGTTGGGCAACCTCTTATGTTAGTGCTAATTTGCAAAGAAAATTAGATGCTTATAAAGCAGCCAATATTCCTACTTATTTTGGAGGAACTCTATTTGAAGCTTTTATCGTTAGAAAACAATTTGACGATTATAAAAGATTGATCGACAGATACCAAATGCCTTATGTTGAAGTTTCTGATGGTTCCATTGAACTCCCACACGAAGAAAAATGTAATTATATCAGTGAATTAGCTAAACAAGTTACAGTACTTTCTGAGGTAGGTTCTAAAGATGCTGAAAAAATATTGGCACCTTATCAGTGGATTGAACTTATGCAAGCAGAATTGCAAGCAGGAGCTTGGAAGGTAATAGGTGAAGCGAGAGAATCAGGTACTGTAGGGCTTTTTAGAGATTCTGGAGAAGTACGCCAAGGACTTGTGAAAGAGATTATTCACACTATTCCAGCTGAGAAAATTATTTGGGAGGCACCTCAAAAATCACAACAAGTTTGGTTCGTAAAACTACTTGGGGCAAATGTAAATCTTGGAAATATAGCTCCCAATGAAGTGATATCTGTAGAAACTATTCGTTTAGGGCTACGAGGAGATACATTTAGTCATTTTCTCCCAAAAGAACTTTTATAA